A genomic window from Pseudomonas cavernicola includes:
- a CDS encoding undecaprenyl-diphosphate phosphatase, which translates to MDLWNAAQALILGIVEGLTEFLPISSTGHQIIVADLLNFGGERAMAFNIIIQLGAILAVVWEYRRKILDVVIGLPKEPQAQRFTSNLLIAFFPAVILGVAFADLIHKYLFNPITVASALVVGGVVMLWAERRQHQVRAESVDQMTWKDALKVGCAQCLAMIPGTSRSGATIIGGLLFGLSRKAATEFSFFLAMPTMVGAAVYSGYKYRDLFQQSDLPVFAVGFITSFIFAMLAVRALLKFIGNHSYAAFAWYRIGFGLLILATWEMGLIDWNTAQH; encoded by the coding sequence ATGGATCTTTGGAACGCCGCGCAGGCGTTGATTCTGGGTATCGTTGAGGGGCTGACCGAGTTCTTGCCGATTTCCAGTACCGGTCACCAGATCATCGTCGCGGATTTACTGAATTTCGGTGGCGAAAGGGCGATGGCCTTCAACATCATTATCCAGCTCGGCGCGATCCTGGCGGTGGTGTGGGAATACCGGCGTAAGATTCTCGACGTGGTGATCGGCCTGCCAAAAGAGCCGCAGGCGCAGCGCTTTACCAGCAACCTGCTGATTGCCTTCTTTCCAGCAGTCATCCTTGGTGTGGCTTTCGCCGATTTGATCCACAAGTACCTGTTCAACCCGATCACCGTGGCGAGCGCGTTGGTGGTCGGTGGTGTGGTCATGCTTTGGGCCGAGCGCCGCCAGCATCAAGTGCGCGCCGAAAGTGTCGATCAGATGACCTGGAAGGACGCGCTCAAGGTGGGCTGCGCTCAATGCCTGGCGATGATTCCCGGCACGTCGCGTTCCGGCGCAACCATCATCGGCGGCTTGCTGTTTGGCCTGTCGCGCAAAGCGGCCACCGAGTTCTCCTTCTTTCTGGCGATGCCGACAATGGTCGGTGCGGCGGTCTATTCAGGCTACAAGTACCGTGATTTGTTCCAGCAGAGTGATCTGCCGGTCTTCGCCGTTGGTTTTATCACCTCCTTCATATTTGCCATGTTGGCGGTGCGTGCGTTGCTGAAATTCATTGGTAACCACAGTTATGCGGCGTTTGCCTGGTATCGCATTGGCTTTGGTCTGTTGATTCTGGCGACCTGGGAGATGGGTCTGATCGACTGGAACACGGCACAACATTAA
- a CDS encoding cupin domain-containing protein — MSITHFKNTASVALADSAPVAVPLSEPVAIASTTSVERPDGVETGIWECTPGRWRRQIVQQEFCHFIQGRCTFTPDGGEPLQIQAGDALMLPANSTGTWDIQETVRKTYVLIF; from the coding sequence ATGAGCATCACCCACTTTAAAAACACCGCCAGCGTGGCCCTTGCCGACTCAGCTCCGGTAGCCGTGCCCTTGAGCGAGCCTGTCGCCATTGCCTCGACAACCAGCGTGGAAAGACCCGATGGCGTCGAGACCGGCATCTGGGAATGCACGCCGGGGCGCTGGCGCAGGCAAATCGTGCAGCAGGAGTTTTGCCACTTTATCCAGGGGCGCTGCACCTTCACCCCTGACGGCGGCGAACCCCTGCAAATCCAGGCCGGCGATGCGTTGATGCTGCCGGCCAACAGCACCGGCACCTGGGATATTCAGGAAACGGTGCGCAAGACCTATGTGCTGATTTTCTGA
- a CDS encoding helix-turn-helix domain-containing protein — protein MSPTERYDSPEQTAITGETVLRYHYCWKRRDLDGVMALYHPDIEYNDFFQNRVMHLAELRDYVRATMPRDPEEALEHSDRIRLDGDTAFIQYRITLRGGEGLVSFRASEALTVRDGLIWRVNEYASLVHESREPSSAADSRPAISRLGLSARQLSFLAQDLQQYFERDQPYLDPELNLQQVATNSGYSRNQISYLLNQVLGQSFYRYVNQARLEHLLAALETAPQPVRIDELAFAAGFNSLSAFYSCFRQHTGLTPKAYLKLSADQQISLRARAQL, from the coding sequence ATGTCGCCCACCGAGCGTTACGACAGCCCAGAGCAAACCGCCATTACCGGCGAAACCGTACTGCGCTACCACTATTGCTGGAAGCGCCGGGATCTCGACGGGGTGATGGCGCTCTATCACCCGGATATCGAATACAACGACTTCTTCCAAAACCGCGTGATGCACCTGGCTGAGTTGCGCGACTACGTGCGCGCTACCATGCCGCGTGACCCGGAAGAGGCGCTGGAACATAGCGACCGGATTCGGTTAGATGGGGACACGGCCTTTATCCAATACCGGATCACCTTGCGTGGCGGCGAAGGGCTGGTGTCGTTCCGGGCCAGTGAGGCGCTGACCGTGCGCGATGGCCTGATCTGGCGGGTCAATGAATACGCCTCGCTGGTGCACGAAAGCCGTGAGCCGAGCTCCGCAGCCGACAGTCGTCCGGCGATCAGTCGCCTGGGTCTGTCGGCGCGGCAGCTGAGTTTCCTGGCGCAAGACCTGCAGCAGTATTTCGAGCGCGATCAACCGTATCTCGATCCAGAGCTGAATCTGCAACAAGTGGCGACCAACAGTGGTTACAGCCGCAACCAGATTTCCTATCTGCTCAATCAGGTGCTCGGGCAGAGCTTCTACCGCTATGTGAACCAGGCTCGCCTAGAGCATCTGTTGGCCGCGCTGGAAACGGCCCCGCAGCCGGTACGGATCGACGAACTGGCCTTCGCTGCGGGTTTCAACTCCCTGTCCGCCTTCTATAGCTGCTTCCGCCAGCACACCGGGCTGACGCCCAAAGCCTACTTAAAGCTGAGTGCCGATCAGCAAATTTCTTTGCGGGCACGCGCGCAACTGTAG
- the pnuC gene encoding nicotinamide riboside transporter PnuC, with protein sequence MSPLELFAAALGVIAVWLTVKQNPWCWPIGLLMVLLYSWIFFEVKLYSDMLLQVVYAVLQLYGWWQWTRGGRQQHGRLVSRLSRGGLLLSLLIGSVGSLGLGYLMASYTDAAAPWMDAALTAFSLVAQVWMAQKRVECWPLWIALDVLFVGLFISKALYLTAALYALFTLLAIQGWRDWRRDPALVNA encoded by the coding sequence ATGTCTCCCCTGGAACTCTTCGCCGCCGCGCTTGGCGTCATCGCCGTCTGGCTCACCGTCAAACAAAACCCCTGGTGCTGGCCGATCGGCTTACTGATGGTGCTGCTGTATAGCTGGATCTTCTTCGAGGTGAAGCTGTATTCCGACATGCTGCTGCAAGTCGTCTACGCCGTCCTGCAACTCTACGGCTGGTGGCAATGGACGCGCGGCGGTCGGCAACAGCATGGTCGCCTGGTCAGCCGCCTGAGTCGCGGCGGCCTATTGCTCAGCCTGCTCATTGGCAGCGTCGGCAGCCTTGGCCTGGGTTATTTGATGGCCAGTTACACCGATGCCGCCGCACCGTGGATGGATGCAGCGCTGACGGCCTTCAGCCTGGTCGCCCAGGTCTGGATGGCGCAGAAGCGCGTGGAGTGCTGGCCGCTGTGGATTGCACTGGACGTGCTCTTCGTCGGCTTGTTCATCTCCAAAGCGCTCTATCTGACTGCTGCGCTGTACGCCCTGTTCACCCTGCTCGCAATACAGGGCTGGCGTGACTGGCGGCGCGATCCGGCGCTGGTTAACGCATGA
- a CDS encoding AAA family ATPase, with protein sequence MKVLVLTGPESSGKSWLANEIQATFGGQVVGEYVRYFIEREGRDTCYADIPAIAQGQLAWEDAARAERPALLILDTHLLSNLLWSRELFGDCPDWLEQELLARHYDLHLLLDPTGVPWVDDGQRCQPQLQQRVQFHRDCCEWLERHQQPYRNLTGDWQQRRQQALESVAAWFQLSQ encoded by the coding sequence ATGAAAGTCTTGGTGCTGACCGGCCCAGAATCCAGCGGTAAAAGCTGGTTGGCCAATGAAATCCAGGCCACTTTCGGCGGCCAAGTGGTAGGCGAATACGTCCGCTACTTTATCGAGCGCGAAGGGCGCGATACCTGTTACGCGGATATCCCGGCCATCGCTCAAGGCCAGCTAGCCTGGGAAGACGCCGCACGGGCCGAACGCCCTGCCCTGCTAATTTTGGATACCCACCTGCTAAGCAACCTGCTCTGGAGTCGCGAGCTGTTTGGCGACTGCCCGGACTGGCTCGAACAAGAGTTGCTCGCACGGCACTACGACCTGCACCTGCTCCTCGACCCCACGGGCGTGCCCTGGGTCGACGATGGCCAGCGCTGCCAACCACAGCTGCAACAGCGCGTGCAATTTCATCGTGACTGCTGCGAATGGCTGGAGCGTCACCAGCAGCCCTACCGCAATTTAACTGGCGACTGGCAGCAACGACGCCAGCAAGCCCTTGAGTCCGTGGCGGCCTGGTTCCAGTTAAGTCAGTAA
- a CDS encoding NAD(P)/FAD-dependent oxidoreductase, with protein sequence MTAWRDISLWMDQLDDELTARPALDGALEADVAIIGAGYTGLWTAYYLKRQAPQLRIAIVEAETAGFGASGRNGGWLMGNILGEDRLLAGLPAEQRRAAYDLLHGIPDEVAVVLEREGIECDYRKAGVLYCAARYPEQEASLRQQLEHLYGQGLDEADYRWLSPVELSQQLRIANPFGAIHTPHCATIQPAKLVRGLARTVERMGVQLFEKSRVTDWQPGLIRTACGEVRARWVVPAVEGYSVTLPPLGHYQLPVQSLLVATAPLPAATWAEIGLDRGQAFSESSRQVTYGQRSADDRLVFGARGGYQFGGKLRHDFNLTEDEVGLRRYLFGELFPQLKEVEITHSWGGNLGMSRHFHPHMLCDRKNGIALSGGYGGEGVGASNLGGRTLADLILAQDSVLTRQPWVVKDDTIQSLKPWEPEPCRWLGYNAIIRSFVHEDQVLANPHSPVWRRKLATRLADFMEGLMR encoded by the coding sequence ATGACCGCCTGGCGTGACATCAGCCTGTGGATGGATCAGCTTGACGATGAACTGACCGCGCGCCCGGCACTGGACGGCGCGCTGGAGGCTGACGTCGCGATCATCGGCGCAGGCTATACCGGGCTTTGGACCGCGTACTACCTCAAGCGTCAGGCGCCGCAATTACGTATCGCGATTGTCGAGGCCGAGACCGCCGGCTTTGGCGCCTCCGGGCGCAATGGTGGCTGGCTGATGGGCAACATCCTCGGCGAGGATCGCCTGCTTGCCGGCTTGCCAGCAGAGCAGCGGCGCGCTGCCTACGACCTGCTGCACGGCATTCCCGACGAAGTGGCGGTGGTACTCGAGCGTGAAGGCATCGAGTGTGACTACCGCAAAGCAGGGGTGCTGTACTGCGCCGCGCGCTACCCGGAACAGGAAGCCAGCCTGCGTCAGCAACTCGAGCACCTCTATGGCCAGGGGCTGGACGAAGCGGACTATCGATGGCTGAGCCCCGTTGAACTGAGCCAGCAACTGCGTATCGCCAACCCTTTCGGGGCGATCCACACCCCGCACTGCGCGACCATCCAGCCAGCCAAACTGGTTCGTGGCCTGGCGCGCACCGTCGAGCGAATGGGCGTGCAGCTGTTCGAAAAAAGTCGCGTAACCGACTGGCAACCCGGGCTGATTCGTACCGCGTGCGGCGAAGTTCGTGCCCGCTGGGTGGTGCCGGCGGTGGAGGGTTATTCGGTCACCTTGCCGCCCTTGGGGCATTACCAACTACCGGTGCAGAGCCTGTTGGTCGCGACCGCGCCCTTGCCGGCCGCCACTTGGGCCGAGATCGGTCTGGATCGCGGGCAGGCCTTTAGCGAAAGTAGCCGTCAGGTCACCTACGGCCAGCGCAGCGCAGATGATCGCTTGGTGTTCGGCGCCCGCGGCGGCTATCAGTTCGGCGGCAAACTGCGCCATGACTTCAACCTCACAGAGGACGAAGTTGGCCTGCGCCGCTACCTGTTCGGCGAACTCTTCCCGCAGTTAAAAGAAGTCGAAATCACCCACTCCTGGGGCGGCAATCTGGGCATGTCGCGGCATTTCCACCCACACATGCTCTGCGACCGCAAAAACGGCATCGCGCTGTCCGGTGGTTATGGCGGTGAAGGTGTGGGCGCCAGCAACCTCGGTGGCCGGACCCTGGCGGACTTGATTCTGGCCCAGGACAGCGTACTCACCCGCCAGCCGTGGGTGGTCAAGGACGACACCATTCAATCCCTGAAACCCTGGGAACCAGAGCCCTGCCGCTGGCTCGGCTACAACGCCATCATTCGTAGCTTCGTGCATGAGGATCAGGTGCTCGCCAACCCTCACAGCCCCGTTTGGAGACGCAAGCTCGCCACCCGTCTGGCGGACTTCATGGAAGGTTTAATGCGCTAG